A stretch of Fusarium poae strain DAOMC 252244 chromosome 2, whole genome shotgun sequence DNA encodes these proteins:
- a CDS encoding hypothetical protein (TransMembrane:19 (o40-59i71-97o103-122i134-151o163-184i205-222o276-299i311-334o340-357i408-430o450-469i490-517o537-562i871-904o916-942i992-1010o1016-1034i1103-1124o1130-1149i)), whose product MSTLESYSQRCRDSTFGPTVPGIVECRGGFDFTVTFEESIFSVGPSCLIIVLLVYRIYFLHSKSCKTRNSWLLKIKLFGFAVLAALQATLLALFSTIEVPHGSILIASATFQLSASILFGILSYQEHRHTVRPSFLISAFLLVTAILDAARARTQSLIPSSNVAGNVLITLVVLKLLLVVAETHHKSSDLLPEYSKTSSELRSSLLSRAFFTWLFPVLSMGFKSVISSEDLPAINEKLSSQELTAKVDTRWNRRVSMGALSLMIDVLSSFPKELCMVLLANLVQVGLNICQPFLIQQLVTFLDSTNSPMSVGYGLLGGFFCVSLTNALVIPWGFHYSSRLMIMARGALVSMIYTKLLKLKGDNLTRMTAFTLVTADVETIVNDSWRLLEPWAHLLQIIIGTYLLYRQLGVVCCVPIIVILLTFTLVAVVGSRIPGHQGAWFKAIERRIDLTSHILSSLHPVKLLGLSKIMEDKLHQRRKDELQISQRFRVVNCLALASAYAPQALAPLITFGAYSIAKLVTNQPNFSEATAVTSFSILNLVSIPAMQLLLAIPMGAQAIGCYGRIQKFLQSTEHSPDLVSAANSSSINTMNASQQHIMESETSIALEHFKKPAEIIQEDPPLISTPAIQFMPKGIIAITGPSGCGKSTLLRELLASEESDIAYCSQTAWIFQGTFRDNIIGHSGLDEKWYQSVIRTCELHVDLDSMPKGDETDVGSGGSKLSGGQKQRVAIARALYSKKKRIILDDVTSALDGQTTSSIIKSIFGTGGILRSHGISTILVTHSCHILRLADEVFLMDCNGQMSDSGNYDDLVQRHSYLSEHQDPVPTQPYSSDTPSQAQELETSLGEYESRLQVKLDDLQRKKGDWKSFMYYLKAMGWLGFFAFVAGTSAYVVLNALFGVWLVWWADDTDGSHGLGFWLGLYATWAVLITLGVLATPVYFFTSLATKASHVMHADLLTATMRAPISILANTEDRGSLVNRFSQDIRLCDWQLPFNILLTLMALLACLASIGVAISAVPYVAIGAPVLAVVLYFLQKLYLRTSRQLRLLEIEQKAPIVSLFLDSIQGITTIQSFGWVSAYVEKSYALLDASQKPYYLLFCVQRWLILVVALIATGMELVVIGVAISLKTQVSPGLVGLAVVHVTTLARSLSDLVMQWTEMETSLGAVSRIYRFTKEAPREAERGRGSVALPENWPLSGRITFENVSATYDTGKQETPNLALDSITLTIRAGEKIGICGRTGSGKSTLMATLLQILPCYQGRIFIDDTDTSTLHPEDVRSRLNYVTQDPFLFDDTIRENLNPWNDIYSDDAMTLALEKVNLLRKVISLGGLDGPVTSDSFSHGEKQLFCLARSLLRKSSILVLDEPTGHIDPITDAIVQEVIKSGFPGQTIIMIAHRLHSLLDFDKVIVLDRGRICEMGAPSALLEDGNSAFHALYYAAT is encoded by the exons ATGTCGACACTGGAGAGCTACTCTCAGCGCTGTAGGGACAGTACGTTTGGCCCTACTGTCCCTGGAATCGTAGAGTGCCGGGGCGGGTTCGACTTTACAG TAACATTTGAAGAAAGCATATTTTCCGTTGGCCCATCATGTTTGATCATTGTCTTGCTTGTTTACAGGATCTACTTTCTCCACTCAAAAAGCTGTAAAACTCGCAACTCGTGGTTGCTCAAGATCAAGTTG TTTGGCTTTGCCGTGCTTGCTGCTCTACAGGCTACCTTATTGGCTCTGTTCTCTACGATTGAAGTACCTCATGGCTCTATTCTTATAGCATCCGCAACTTTCCAACTTTCAGCGAGCATTCTATTTGGTATCTTATCATATCAGGAACATCGCCATACAGTCAGACCATCGTTCCTCATATCAGCCTTCTTATTAGTAACAGCCATACTCGATGCCGCCAGAGCAAGAACACAGTCTCTCATACCGAGTAGTAATGTAGCCGGGAATGTATTGATCACTCTCGTGGTGTTGAAGTTACTCCTCGTGGTTGCCGAAACTCATCATAAAAGTAGTGATCTATTACCCGAATATTCAAAGACATCTTCGGAGCTTCGAAGCAGTCTTTTGTCTCGAGCCTTCTTTACTTGGCTATTCCCAGTTTTGTCAATGGGCTTTAAGAGTGTGATATCTTCAGAAGATCTACCAGCCATAAACGAGAAGCTATCATCCCAGGAACTTACCGCCAAGGTCGACACAAGATGGAACAGAA GAGTATCGATGGGAGCCCTTTCCCTCATGATAGACGTTCTTTCGAGTTTCCCAAAAGAGCTTTGCATGGTTCTACTTGCCAATCTAGTTCAAGTTGGACTCAATATATGTCAGCCATTCCTTATTCAACAACTAGTTACGTTCTTAGACTCGACCAACAGCCCTATGAGTGTGGGTTATGGCCTCCTTGGGGGATTCTTCTGTGTGTCCCTTACCAACGCT TTGGTTATCCCATGGGGATTCCACTATTCTAGTCGTCTGATGATCATGGCTCGAGGAGCACTTGTATCCATGATCTACACTAAGCTACTGAAACTGAAAGGAGACAACTTGACAAGGATGACTGCTTTCACCCTTGTTACTGCCGATGTCGAGACTATCGTAAACGATTCATGGAGGTTGTTGGAGCCATGGGCCCATCTTCTGCAAATTATCATTGGGACGTATCTACTCTACCGGCAGTTGGGCGTAGTGTGCTGTGTTCCAATTATTGTCATCCTTC TCACTTTTACACTTGTTGCCGTTGTAGGATCAAGAATCCCTGGTCACCAAGGTGCCTGGTTCAAGGCTATCGAGAGAAGAATCGACTTGACAAGCCACATCCTAAGCTCTTTGCATCCTGTTAAACTTCTTGGTCTTTCCAAAATTATGGAAGACAAATTGCATCAGAGACGAAAGGATGAACTACAGATATCGCAGAGATTTAGAGTAGTCAACTGTCTTGCACTAGCATCAG CCTATGCCCCTCAGGCATTAGCACCTCTCATCACCTTCGGTGCATATTCTATTGCAAAACTTGTTACCAATCAACCGAACTTCTCGGAAGCAACGGCTGTCACCAGCTTCTCCATCCTCAATCTTGTTTCTATACCAGCCATGCAACTTCTTCTCGCGATACCAATGGGTGCACAGGCAATCGGGTGTTATGGAAGAATTCAGAAGTTTCTTCAGAGTACCGAACATTCCCCTGATTTGGTGTCTGCTGCAAACAGTTCCTCTATAAACACGATGAACGCGAGTCAGCAGCACATCATGGAGTCAGAAACATCGATTGCATTAGAACACTTCAAAAAGCCTGCTGAGATTATCCAAGAAGATCCGCCCCTCATATCAACTCCAGCAATTCAATTTATGCCCAAAGGGATCATCGCCATCACTGGTCCAAGTGGTTGTGGAAAATCTACATTGTTGCGAGAACTGCTGGCATCTGAGGAAAGTGACATCGCTTACTGCTCCCAAACAGCCTGGATCTTTCAGGGCACCTTTCGTGACAACATCATTGGGCATTCTGGACTAGATGAGAAATGGTATCAGTCGGTCATTCGTACTTGCGAACTTCATGTGGACTTGGACAGCATGCCTAAAGGAGACGAGACCGATGTCGGTAGTGGAGGATCAAAGTTGAGTGGTGGACAGAAACAACGAGTT GCCATTGCTCGAGCTCTGTActcaaagaagaaaagaatcaTTCTTGACGACGTGACTAGTGCTCTGGATGGTCAGACTACGTCTTCCATAATTAAGAGCATCTTTGGTACAGGTGGGATTCTTCGGTCGCATGGCATTTCAACCATATTGGTTACACATTCTTGTCATATACTCCGACTGGCTGACGAGGTCTTCTTGATGGACTGCAATGGCCAAATGAGTGATTCAGGCAATTATGATGATCTTGTACAACGGCACTCATATCTCTCAGAGCATCAAGACCCAGTTCCGACACAGCCCTACTCCTCAGACACCCCATCCCAGGCCCAAGAGCTGGAGACAAGTCTTGGGGAATATGAATCACGACTTCAAGTTAAGCTTGATGATTtacaaagaaagaaaggagaTTGGAAGTCATTCATGTACTATCTCAAAGCCATGGGGTGGCTCGGTTTCTTTGCCTTTGTCGCCGGGACTAGCGCATATGTGGTACTCAATGCTTTATTCGGTGTTTGGCTTGTCTGGTGGGCCGATGATACCGATGGTAGTCATGGTCTTGGTTTCTGGCTAGGTCTATATGCCACTTGGGCCGTGTTGATCACACTTGGAGTTTTGGCTACCCCTGT aTATTTCTTCACTAGCCTGGCAACTAAAGCGTCTCATGTTATGCATGCTGATCTTTTGACGGCCACTATGAG AGCTCCCATATCGATCCTCGCCAACACCGAAGACAGGGGATCACTCGTAAACAG ATTTAGCCAAGACATCCGTTTGTGCGATTGGCAACTACCTTTCAATATTCTTCTGACATTAATGG CACTTCTCGCTTGTCTCGCCAGTATTGGTGTGGCTATTTCAGCAGTTCCATACGTAGCCATAGGCGCACCTGTTCTTGCTGTTGTTCTCTATTTTTTGCAGAAATTGTACTTACGTACCTCTCGACAACTGCGGCTTCTCGA GATCGAACAGAAAGCACCTATCGTGTCGTTATTTCTTGACAGCATACAAGGAATCACAACAATTCAATCTTTCGGATGGGTCTCTGCTTACGTTGAGAAGAGCTATGCACTATTGGATGCGTCACAGAAGCCCTATTATCTTCTTTTTTGCGTTCAAAGATGGCTGATTCTTGTTGTTGCCCTCATCGCTACGGGTATGGAGCTGGTAGTAATTGGTGTTGCTATATCCCTCAAAACCCAAGTGAGTCCCGGATTGGTCGGACTGGCTGTCGTTCATGTCACGACCTTGGCGAGAAGTCTTAGTGATCTCGTCATGCAATGGACAGAGATGGAAACATCACTTGGCGCTGTCTCTCGAATCTACAGGTTCACCAAGGAGGCACCACGAGAGGCAGAGCGCGGTAGGGGGTCCGTAGCTTTGCCCGAGAATTGGCCTTTATCTGGCCGTATTACCTTTGAGAACGTCAGCGCCACATATGA TACTGGCAAGCAGGAAACGCCTAACCTAGCCTTGGACAGTATCACATTGACCATAAGAGCTGGTGAGAAAATTGGTATATGCGGCAGGACAGGCAG TGGAAAGAGTACTCTTATGGCTACCCTCTTGCAGATACTACCATGTTACCAGGGTCGGATATTTATCGATGATACAGACACCTCGACACTTCACCCTGAAGACGTACGCTCAAGGCTCAACTACGTTACCCAAGATCCATTCCTTTTTGACGATACCATACGGGAGAACTTAAATCCTTGGAATGATATATATTCCGACGATGCCATGACTCTGGCTTTGGAAAAGGTCAACCTTCTCAGGAAAGTCATATCTTTAGGAGGGCTCGATGGACCCGTGACCAGCGACTCGTTTTCGCACGGCGAGAAGCAATTATTCTGCCTGGCAAGGAGTCTTTTGCGAAAAAGCAGTATATTGGTACTTGATGAACCCACAGGACA TATCGATCCCATCACGGATGCGATAGTGCAGGAAGTCATCAAAAGCGGATTCCCGGGTCAAACTATCATCATGATTGCGCATCGTTTGCATTCATTGCTCGATTTTGACAAGGTTATTGTGTTAGATCGCGGGAGAATTTGCGAGATGGGAGCACCGAGTGCTCTCTTAGAGGACGGCAATTCAGCATTCCATGCTCTATACTATGCTGCTACTTAG
- a CDS encoding hypothetical protein (TransMembrane:7 (i21-39o54-74i95-116o146-163i184-205o225-242i263-282o)): MSLSKPSGPKGRKYWLDNLRAVMTTIVIINHTGAAYGGGGKESHPGSFAKTSPILLPYVAFHYAYGLGQFFWLSGNLTGKSLAKGSWQEFVKSKLLRLGLPAVFYSIFLEPLKGIAAKPGNLRENLKDYLKAVKEFQGWKTPGAGTVWYTMTLLVFDLCALLLTRCLRLLKRGGIKSPEFLSLAKIYGVMCRWGWLAIAGTRFLVATKYPLGSHLPVINVQHYYLPQHIYGYALGYMASVLGKSRMASLYEKQSGPLGKLSMAKASAISLAAIPIVMLPSFLRARKSAKKDGDNNKDEEADKGGMKLDGWTADAALFALWNEFTFATVGPAFMSLWEHNYNKPGTQRLWSPRYAYAAYLLHSPISWFVGRGLHTAMCRGEERPAWMDSETWQNIGPIIMTATAGYIEVAASFGAGMLLIDHVPGAGSIL, encoded by the coding sequence ATGAGTCTCTCAAAGCCTTCGGGCCCAAAAGGCCGTAAATACTGGCTCGACAACCTCCGCGCCGTTATGACAAcaattgtcatcatcaatcatACAGGCGCAGCGTATGGCGGTGGCGGCAAAGAGTCCCATCCAGGAAGTTTCGCCAAAACATCACCAATTCTACTCCCATATGTCGCTTTTCACTACGCGTACGGCCTTGGTCAATTCTTTTGGCTTTCGGGAAATTTGACAGGCAAATCGCTCGCCAAAGGCTCATGGCAGGAGTTTGTCAAGAGTAAATTATTGAGACTGGGCCTGCCAGCGGTGTTTTACTCTATTTTTCTGGAGCCATTGAAGGGGATCGCTGCAAAGCCTGGAAACCTGAGGGAGAACCTCAAAGACTATTTGAAAGCTGTCAAGGAGTTTCAAGGATGGAAGACTCCCGGTGCCGGGACGGTGTGGTACACCATGACATTGCTCGTCTTCGACCTTTGTGCTCTCCTTCTCACGCGatgtcttcgtcttctcaaGAGGGGAGGCATCAAATCTCCAGAGTTTCTGAGTCTGGCCAAGATCTATGGAGTCATGTGTCGGTGGGGATGGTTGGCGATTGCTGGGACAAGATTCCTGGTCGCCACCAAATATCCTCTAGGCTCCCATCTTCCCGTCATTAACGTCCAGCATTATTATCTTCCTCAACACATTTATGGTTACGCACTGGGCTATATGGCTTCTGTTCTCGGCAAGTCGCGTATGGCAAGCTTGTACGAGAAGCAGTCCGGCCCCCTTGGCAAGCTTTCCATGGCCAAAGCTAGTGCTATATCGCTGGCCGCTATACCTATTGTTATGCTGCCAAGCTTTCTTCGGGCTAGAAAATCTGCAAAGAAAGATGGAGATAATAACAAGGACGAAGAAGCAGATAAGGGTGGGATGAAGCTGGATGGGTGGACCGCAGATGCTGCACTCTTTGCCCTGTGGAACGAGTTCACCTTCGCAACCGTTGGTCCTGCTTTCATGTCCCTCTGGGAGCACAACTACAACAAGCCCGGAACGCAGAGGCTTTGGTCTCCTCGGTATGCCTACGCAGCCTATTTGCTCCACTCGCCAATCTCATGGTTTGTGGGAAGAGGTTTACATACCGCCATGTgtagaggagaggagaggccTGCTTGGATGGACTCAGAAACGTGGCAGAACATTGGACCTATTATCATGACTGCAACTGCAGGATACATTGAGGTTGCTGCATCCTTTGGAGCTGGCATGCTCTTGATTGACCATGTACCTGGCGCTGGATCAATTCTGTAA
- a CDS encoding hypothetical protein (TransMembrane:1 (o12-32i)) encodes MRLHGVIGLPSVGHACIILGLAFGVVLVRYYLVSRRPKDFPPGPPTVPFLGNITQVPTSKAFLKFHDMQAEYGSIIGLKIGSQNFVVLNSYKHVKALYDERGAIYSSRANTYLANEIVCPNEIHILLMQYGKEWRKQRKILQSLLSVSVVDRLLPLQEAETTQTIYQLLQDPEGYYDHVRRYTTAVILASVYGQRGSSFNHPNVQALYQAQDQFTALLEQGASPPVDAFPFLRAVPEFLATWKTRGRSVRAEQKELYLRLVHETRDRLRRGKGGDCFLKSMLDDQEKNEMDDEHVAYLAGNLMEAGSDTTASTLLSFLLAMIKYPDEFKKAQQEVDEVCGSTRSPTAEDIDRLPFIKACMYETLRWRPVAPGGVPHALTRDDTYEGYFLPKGTIVLANTWAIHNDEAEYDKPHEFMPDRFLNNEYGTRYTIHEDIASHRRTTYAFGAGRRVCPGQRLAKNSMMLNMAKIAWAFNLASGSGAVNDDIDSAYHDGFLIAPKKFPIKITPRTESHKEVIMNEYDSIQSFWDKYDN; translated from the exons ATGCGTCTTCACGGCGTGATAGGCCTTCCAAGTGTTGGCCACGCATGTATTATCCTTGGTCTTGCGTTTGGTGTTGTCCTGGTACGATACTATCTCGTTAGTCGTCGACCCAAAGACTTTCCACCAGGTCCCCCAACAGTACCGTTCCTGGGTAATATTACACAAGTTCCTACATCAAAGGCCTTTCTCAA GTTCCATGACATGCAAGCCGAATATGGCTCTATCATTGGTCTGAAAATCGGTTCACAAAACTTTGTCGTATTGAATAGCTACAAGCATGTTAAAGC ACTCTATGATGAACGAGGTGCCATCTATTCCAGTCGTGCAAACACCTACCTCGCAAATGAGATTGTCTGCCCCAATGAGATACACATCCTTTTGATGCAATACGGCAAAGAATGGCGGAAACAACGAAAGATTCTACAGTCACTTCTCAGTGTCTCTGTGGTGGATCGGTTGCTccctcttcaagaagctgaAACCACACAAACCATTTATCAGCTTCTCCAAGATCCTGAAGGCTACTATGACCACGTTCGCCGGTATACGACAGCAGTAATTCTGGCCTCAGTCTATGGTCAACGCGGCTCTTCATTCAATCATCCCAATGTTCAAGCTCTCTATCAGGCCCAGGACCAGTTTACTGCTCTTTTGGAACAGGGCGCTAGTCCACCAGTCGATGCATTCCCATTCTTGAGGGCTGTTCCCGAGTTTCTAGCAACTTGGAAAACAAGAGGTCGGTCAGTTCGTGCAGAACAGAAAGAATTGTATCTTAGGCTTGTGCACGAAACTCGAGATAGACTGAGGCGTGGCAAAGGAGGAGACTGTTTCTTGAAGTCGATGTTAGATGATCAAGAAAAGaatgagatggatgatgagcATGTGGCTTACCTTGCAGGAAATCTG ATGGAAGCTGGCTCAGACACTACTGCATCAACTCTTCTGTCATTCCTTCTAGCCATGATCAAGTACCCAGATGAGTTTAAGAAGGCACAGCAAGAAGTTGATGAAGTATGTGGATCAACGAGATCTCCGACGGCTGAGGATATTGACCGCCTTCCTTTCATTAAAGCTTGCATGTACGAG ACCCTCAGATGGCGTCCAGTTGCACCCGGTGGTGTTCCGCACGCTCTTACTAGGGATGACACATACGAGGGCTACTTTCTCCCCAAGGGAACAATCGTCCTCGCCAACACGTGGGCAATCCATAACGACGAGGCCGAGTATGACAAGCCTCATGAATTCATGCCTGATCgctttttgaacaacgaATATGGAACTAGGTATACCATTCATGAAGATATCGCTTCTCATCGTCGAACCACATATGCTTTTGGTGCAGGTAGAAGGGTCTGCCCAGGACAGCGATTGGCAAAGAACTCCATG ATGTTGAATATGGCGAAAATAGCTTGGGCTTTCAATCTTGCATCTGGTTCTGGTGCCGTGAATGATGATATAGACTCGGCCTACCATGATGGCTTTCTCATCGCACCCAAGAAATTCCCCATCAAGATCACACCCCGAACTGAGAGTCACAAGGAGGTAATCATGAACGAATATGATTCCATACAATCGTTCTGGGACAAGTATGATAACTGA